One window of Oreochromis niloticus isolate F11D_XX linkage group LG23, O_niloticus_UMD_NMBU, whole genome shotgun sequence genomic DNA carries:
- the ftcd gene encoding LOW QUALITY PROTEIN: formimidoyltransferase-cyclodeaminase (The sequence of the model RefSeq protein was modified relative to this genomic sequence to represent the inferred CDS: inserted 1 base in 1 codon), translating to MARLVECVPNFSEGRNKEVIDAISAAISSTHGCSLLDVDPGASTNRTVYTFVGSPEAVVEGXLNAARQAFSLIDMRKHSGEHPRTGAMDVCPFIPVQNVSMDDCVHCANMFGQKLAEMLHVPVYLYGEAARTETRRSLPSVRTGEYEALPEKLKRDEWAPDFGPALFVPSWGATVTGARKFLIAYNVNLISTKEQAHRIALDIREQGRGKDQPGLLKKVQGIGWYLDEADLAQVSTNILDYEVTPLHAVYEEICRDAEDLNLPVVGSQIVGLIPLKALLDSADFYIQRDRLFIIEEEHKVRLVISKLGLDSLAPFNPKERIIEYMVKSQEDGQLVSLSLRQFVQSVGARTAAPGGGSVSAAVGAMGAALGAMVGQMTYGKRQFENLDSVMRRLIPPFHQAMNELLDMVDADSSAFNSYMAALKMPKKTAEEMKRREAAMQEGLKQAVGVPLALAERISVLWPSLKEMVVYGNFSCKSDAQVAAKALETAVFGAYYNVTINLKDVRDEAFRAATQKRASELLQEAKDSSAAILHAAEKRN from the exons ATGGCTCGGCTGGTGGAGTGTGTCCCCAACTTCTCTGAGGGTCGAAACAAAGAG GTTATCGATGCCATCTCAGCAGCCATCTCCAGCACACACGGCTGCAGCCTGCTGGACGTCGACCCCGGAGCCTCCACCAACCGCACCGTCTACACCTTTGTGGGTTCTCCTGAGGCGGTGGTGGAGG CGCTCAACGCCGCCCGCCAGGCCTTCAGCCTTATTGACATGAGGAAACATTCAG GTGAACATCCTCGGACTGGAGCCATGGACGTTTGTCCCTTCATCCCCGTCCAGAACGTCAGCATGGACGACTGCGTGCACTGTGCCAACATGTTCGGACAGAAACTGGCAGAGATGCTGCACGTGCCCG TGTATCTTTATGGAGAAGCAGCTCGAACAGAGACCAGGAGAAGCCTTCCATCTGTGCGAACAGGAGAGTACGAAGCTTTACCTGAAAAG TTGAAACGTGATGAATGGGCCCCCGACTTTGGCCCCGCCCTCTTTGTACCATCTTGGGGCGCCACGGTAACTGGTGCTCGTAAGTTCCTCATTGCCTATAATGTGAACCTGATCAGCACCAAAGAACAGGCTCATCGCATCGCACTGGACATCCGGGAGCAGGGCCGAGGGAAGGACCAG CCTGGGCTGCTGAAGAAGGTGCAGGGGATTGGCTGGTACCTGGATGAGGCTGACCTTGCTCAGGTTTCCACCAACATCCTGGACTACGAGGTGACGCCCCTCCACGCTGTGTATGAGGAGATCTGCAGAGATGCGGAG GACCTGAACCTGCCCGTGGTCGGCTCTCAGATTGTCGGTCTGATCCCTCTCAAGGCTCTGCTGGACTCTGCTGACTTTTATATCCAGAGAGACCGACTCTTCATCATTGAAGAGGAGCACAAAGTTCGACTG GTGATCAGTAAACTTGGCCTCGACTCCCTTGCTCCATTTAACCCAAAGGAGAGAATCATAGA GTACATGGTGAAGTCACAGGAGGATGGACAGCTGGTGTCTTTGTCTCTGCGGCAGTTTGTTCAGAGCGTTGGTGCTCGGACAGCAGCTCCCGGAGGAGGATCAGTTTCTGCAGCAGTCGGTGCGATG GGGGCAGCACTGGGTGCAATGGTTGGTCAGATGACGTATGGGAAGAGGCAGTTTGAGAATCTGGACAGTGTGATGAGGAGGCTGATTCCTCCATTTCATCAGGCCATGAATGAATTGCTGGACATGGTGGATGCCGACTCCTCTGCCTTCAACAGCTACATG GCAGCGCTGAAAATGCCAAAGAAAACTGCAGAGGAAATGAAAAG gagagaagctgcgATGCAGGAGGGACTGAAACAAGCTGTTGGCGTCCCGTTGGCTCTGGCTGAGAGGATCAGCGTCCTTTGGCCGTCTCTTAAAGAAATGGTTGTCTACGGAAATTTCAGCTGCAAGTCTGACGCTCAG GTAGCAGCTAAAGCTTTAGAAACAGCTGTTTTTGGAGCGTACTACAACGTCACAATCAACCTCAAAGACGTCAGAGACGAAGCCTTCAGAGCAGCT ACTCAGAAGAGAGCATCAGAGCTGCTGCAGGAAGCCAAAGACAGCAGCGCCGCCATCCTCCATGCTGCGgagaaaagaaactga
- the LOC102077510 gene encoding mucin-5AC isoform X2, with amino-acid sequence MNGWVWLVFALAVPLASSTAGAEFAAIRDIPDTATTALLPTALPDHSTTSQNITTTPSFTASQSITTVSSITTTQNITTTTQNITTAPHITTTTQNITTTPHITTATQNITTAPHITTTTQNITTTPSITTATQNITTAPHITTTTQNITTTPSITTTTQNITTAPHITTTTQNITTTPSITTTTQNITTAPHITTTTQNITTTPHITTTTQNITTTPSITTTTQNITTTPSITTTTQNITTTQNITTTTQNITTTPSITTTTQKITTTPSITTTTQNITTAPHITTTTQNITTTPHITTTTQNITTTPSITTTTQNITTTQNITTTTQNITTTPSITTTTQNITTTQNITTTTQNITTTPSITTTTQNITTTQNITTTTQNITTTPHITTTTQNITTTPSITTTTQNITTTQNITTTTQNITTAPSITTATQNITTAHNITGATQNITTAPSITTTTQNITTTSSITTATQNITTTPNITSTPSTTANTTQKITATTQNITTAVNITTATPNITTSAQNFTTSPTIPITTSKTYTTPPTSTSTTSPTSVTPPTTTALKCDNGGENVNGVCLCPDEWTGETCSEVNFCAAQRFEGFRFPRTPIGWFAYSVEICEVGTSGAGKPQASTRCLFMSESPGFNTLQIFQCNLTLSDIQQNLTSPADLEMLATSTQILTSNPEELTAENVTAAAEIANTLLLSANATESVRVAAVATVSQLLNTTVSDDTEENNTTLGLTVTLDQLSVNLSLSLNASQSQVVQPNLVVQSAQISAAQTQGVQFTSLRGTSGSFVADRIQLNTNATQVVVESGFIADALIYVRFPQAEGAKGRQTDSNISLGFVLYQNDRFFRSKLYTRRRATIRVLSASVRGREPNVVPQHVEMIFRPRNISGTSLYDFSCVFWNYSQKDWSTSGCSKGNTSDGLMRCFCNHTTNFAALWSYRENYEYAEALGVISIVGLSLSILGLVVTIIYHIKENFFGKSHGQPSNLNSKLALLCIYLSLLAFIITFLSGVQNSSRQIDTEVQIHNRTNDILNSDERIEPDSGSCTAVAALLHFLLMATFMWNSVYSTQLVLLVRSMRRSLPTHWTPLSVTLGWGVPACFMVITLGVSYRVDNPLGYRQEELWLLAGSVG; translated from the exons ATGAACGGCTGGGTTTGGCTCGTTTTCGCTCTGG CTGTTCCTTTAGCCTCCTCCACAGCTGGAGCAGAGTTCGCTGCAATAAGAGACATCCCTGATACTGCAACTACTGCACTCCTGCCTACTGCTCTTCCTGATCATTCTACTACCTCACAAAATATTACTActacaccaagcttcaccgctTCACAAAGCATTACTACTGTATCAAGCATTACTACTACACAAAACATTACTACAACTACACAAAACATTACTACTGCACCACACATTACTACCACTACGCAAAACATTACTACTACACCACACATTACTACTGCTACACAAAACATTACTACTGCACCACACATTACTACCACTACGCAAAACATTACTACTACACCAAGCATTACTACCGCTACACAAAACATTACTACTGCACCACACATTACTACCACTACGCAAAACATTACTACTACACCAAGCATTACTACCACTACGCAAAACATTACTACTGCACCACACATTACTACCACTACACAAAACATTACTACTACACCAAGCATTACTACCACTACGCAAAACATTACTACTGCACCACACATTACTACCACTACACAAAACATTACTACTACACCACACATTACTACCACTACGCAAAACATTACTACTACACCAAGCATTACTACCACTACGCAAAACATTACTACTACACCAAGCATTACTACCACTACGCAAAACATTACTACTACACAAAACATTACTACCACTACGCAAAACATTACTACTACACCAAGCATTACTACCACTACGCAAAAAATTACTACTACACCAAGCATTACTACCACTACGCAAAACATTACTACTGCACCACACATTACTACCACTACGCAAAACATTACTACTACACCACACATTACTACCACTACGCAAAACATTACTACTACACCAAGCATTACTACCACTACGCAAAACATTACTACTACACAAAACATTACTACCACTACGCAAAACATTACTACTACACCAAGCATTACTACCACTACGCAAAACATTACTACTACACAAAACATTACTACCACTACGCAAAACATTACTACTACACCAAGCATTACTACCACTACGCAAAACATTACTACTACACAAAACATTACTACCACTACGCAAAACATTACTACTACACCACACATTACTACCACTACGCAAAACATTACTACTACACCAAGCATTACTACCACTACGCAAAACATTACTACTACACAAAACATTACTACCACTACGCAAAACATTACTACTGCACCAAGTATTACTACAGCTACACAAAACATTACTACTGCACACAACATTACTGGTGCTACACAAAACATTACTACTGCACCAAGTATTACTACCACTACGCAAAACATTACTACTACATCAAGCATCACTACTGCTACACAAAACATTACTACTACACCAAACATTACTAGTACTCCAAGCACTACTGCTAATACTACACAAAAAATTACTGCAACTACACAAAACATTACTACTGCAGTGAACATTACAACTGCTACACCAAACATTACAACTAGTGCACAAAACTTTACTACTTCCCCAACAATTCCTATTACTACATCTAAAACTTACACTACACCTCCTACTTCTACTAGTACTACATCTCCAACTTCAGTTACCCCGCCTACCACCACTGCCCTGAAATGTGATAATGGAGGGGAAAACGTGAACGGTGTCTGCCTCTGTCCTGATGAATGGACTGGAGAGACATGTTCAGAAG TAAATTTCTGCGCAGCCCAACGATTTGAAGGATTCAGGTTCCCCCGTACACCCATTGGTTGGTTTGCATATTCTGTTGAAATATGTGAAGTGGGGACAAGTGGCG CTGGTAAACCTCAGGCTTCAACCAGATGCTTGTTCATGAGCGAATCACCAGGTTTCAACACTCTACAGATCTTCCAGTGTAACCTGACACTCAGTGACATACAACAAAAT CTGACAAGTCCAGCTGATTTAGAGATGCTGGCAACCAGCACTCAGATTCTGACATCCAACCCAGAAGAGCTGACGGCCGAAAATGTTACAGCAGCAGCTGAGATCGCCAAcacactgctgctgtctgcaAACGCCACAGAG AGTGTCAGAGTGGCAGCAGTAGCAACGGTCAGTCAGCTGCTGAACACCACTGTATCAGATGACACAGAGGAAAACAACACAACTCTGGG GCTGACGGTGACTCTGGACCAGCTCTCTGTGAACCTCAGCCTCAGTCTCAATGCATCTCAATCCCAGGTGGTTCAGCCAAACCTGGTGGTCCAGTCAGCACAGATTTCTGCTGCACAGACTCAGGGAGTCCAGTTCACTTCTCTTAGAG GGACGTCTGGCAGTTTTGTAGCTGACAGAATTCAGCTGAACACAAACGCAACACAGGTTGTGGTGGAAAGTGGTTTCATAGCTGATGCCCTCATTTACGTACGATTCCCTCAAG CTGAAGGTGCCAAAGGTCGTCAGACAGACTCAAACATCTCCCTGGGTTTCGTTCTCTATCAGAACGATCGTTTCTTCCGTTCAAAACTCTACACGAGGCGACGGGCCACCATCAGGGTCCTGTCAGCAAGCGTCAGAGGGCGGGAACCCAACGTGGTGCCACAACATGTGGAGATGATATTCAGGCCAAGA aACATCAGTGGGACGTCTCTGTACGACTTCTCCTGTGTTTTCTGGAACTACAGTCAGAAGGACTGGAGCACCAGTGGCTGCTCTAAAGGAAACACTTCAGATGGACTCATGAGATGTTTCTGTAACCACACCACCAACTTTGCTGCTCTCTGG tcatACAGAGAGAACTACGAGTATGCAGAAGCTCTGGGTGTGATCTCCATTGTGGGACTTTCTCTTTCTATTCTGGGTTTGGTTGTGACGATCATTTATCACATTAAAGAAAA CTTCTTCGGGAAGTCTCATGGTCAGCCAAGTAACCTGAATTCAAAGCTGGCTCTGCTGTGCATCTACCTCAGCCTGCTGGCCTTCATCATCACCTTCCTCTCTGGAGTCCAAAACTCCAGCAGACAGATCGACACTGAGGTGCAGATTCACAATCGGACCAACGACATCCTGAACTCTGATGAACGCATAGAACCGGACAGCGGCTCGTGTACAGCTGTAGCAGCTCTGCTGCACTTCCTCCTGATGGCCACCTTCATGTGGAACAGTGTATACAGCACTCAACTGGTGCTGCTGGTCCGGTCAATGCGCCGCAGCCTGCCAACACACTGGACTCCACTGAGTGTGACTCTGGGATGGG GAGTGCCAGCGTGTTTCATGGTCATCACACTGGGGGTGAGCTACAGGGTGGACAATCCACTGGGATACAGACAAGAGGAATTGTGG